The alpha proteobacterium U9-1i genome includes a region encoding these proteins:
- a CDS encoding ATP-dependent RNA helicase Atu1833, which produces MSSDIASSDAQEAQAAAQPGVTFDDLGLSADTLRAVHETGYNTPTPIQAAAIPEVLKGRDILGIAQTGTGKTASFTLPMIDILAAGRARARMPRTLILEPTRELAAQVADAFDKYGKYQKLTKALLIGGVSFGDQDALLARGVDVLIATPGRLLDHFERGKLLLTGVQVMVVDEADRMLDMGFIPDIERIFKLTPFTRQTLFFSATMPPEITRLTEQFLSSPKRIEVSKPATAATTIDQRVVMLPGGDPRTRRAALRATMQTANVKNGIIFCNRKTDVDVVAQSLKRHGFNASPIHGDLDQSLRTKTLDRFRSGELQFLIASDVAARGLDIPDVSHVFNYEPPRHADDYVHRIGRTGRAGRLGAAFTLVGPSDIKSVAAIEQLMGRKIEKAEIEGLPEASLGDPRDSGGRGRRAEELKREHGKRLSEKKQRYMKRDDSRGEAGTEPVKAEPHEARQERPERTERPRQERPREDRPREDRPREDRPLRPERRNEGGPQVQGFGDNLPAFLREKK; this is translated from the coding sequence ATGAGTTCTGACATCGCGTCTTCCGACGCCCAAGAAGCACAAGCCGCCGCTCAACCCGGCGTCACCTTCGACGATTTAGGCTTGTCCGCCGACACGCTGCGCGCGGTTCATGAGACCGGCTACAACACCCCAACGCCGATCCAGGCAGCGGCCATCCCCGAAGTGCTCAAGGGTCGCGACATCCTCGGCATAGCCCAAACCGGCACCGGCAAAACGGCATCCTTCACGCTGCCGATGATTGACATCTTGGCCGCCGGCCGCGCCCGCGCGCGCATGCCGCGCACGTTGATCCTCGAACCGACACGCGAACTCGCCGCCCAAGTGGCCGACGCGTTCGACAAATACGGCAAATATCAAAAGTTGACGAAGGCGCTGTTGATTGGCGGCGTGTCTTTCGGCGATCAAGATGCGCTGCTCGCACGCGGCGTTGACGTCCTCATCGCAACACCCGGCCGCCTACTTGACCATTTCGAGCGCGGCAAACTCTTGCTGACAGGTGTGCAGGTGATGGTGGTCGACGAAGCCGACCGCATGCTCGACATGGGCTTCATCCCCGACATCGAGCGCATCTTCAAACTAACGCCGTTCACGCGGCAGACGCTGTTCTTTTCCGCGACGATGCCGCCTGAGATCACGCGCCTCACCGAACAGTTTCTTTCCAGCCCCAAGCGCATCGAAGTTTCCAAACCGGCAACGGCCGCGACGACCATCGATCAGCGCGTGGTGATGCTCCCAGGTGGCGACCCGCGTACGCGTCGCGCCGCCCTGCGCGCAACAATGCAGACCGCCAACGTCAAGAACGGCATCATCTTCTGCAATCGCAAAACCGACGTGGACGTCGTCGCTCAAAGCCTGAAACGCCACGGCTTCAACGCGTCGCCGATCCATGGCGACCTTGATCAATCGCTGCGGACCAAAACACTCGACCGCTTTCGCTCCGGCGAGCTACAATTCCTCATCGCGTCCGACGTCGCCGCACGCGGGCTCGACATTCCAGACGTGAGCCACGTCTTCAATTACGAACCGCCGCGTCACGCCGACGATTACGTCCACCGTATCGGCCGCACGGGCCGTGCCGGTCGTCTAGGCGCCGCCTTCACATTGGTCGGCCCAAGCGACATCAAAAGCGTCGCCGCCATCGAACAATTGATGGGCCGGAAAATTGAAAAGGCCGAGATCGAAGGCTTGCCTGAAGCGTCATTAGGCGATCCGCGCGATAGCGGCGGCCGCGGACGTCGCGCCGAAGAGCTGAAGCGCGAGCACGGCAAACGGCTGAGCGAGAAAAAGCAGCGCTACATGAAACGCGACGACAGTCGCGGCGAAGCTGGCACCGAGCCGGTGAAAGCCGAACCGCATGAGGCAAGGCAAGAACGGCCTGAGCGCACAGAACGGCCGAGGCAAGAACGGCCGAGGGAAGACCGTCCGCGCGAAGATCGGCCGCGCGAAGATCG